The following coding sequences are from one Oncorhynchus clarkii lewisi isolate Uvic-CL-2024 chromosome 20, UVic_Ocla_1.0, whole genome shotgun sequence window:
- the LOC139375832 gene encoding macrophage mannose receptor 1-like — MKPPPLTMQWSLSLCSLMGVALLAQMSSTSTVNVALQGVATQSSLYSAPNTNVNHVKASNAIDGNKDPNADNGSCTHTMKETNPWWRVNLLDVYKVTTVVITNRNSNHERLNGAEIRIGNSLENNGNNNPICADISSISAGQNQTFQCKEMEGHYVSVIIRGNDQILTLCEVEVYGSLAGHCSSATCLSHDEYQFVNQNKTWTEAQSYCRQRYTDLATIDNVEDLDRQMKAVHSNYTEAAWIGLKKGDWKGEWQWSDDDCSEGYFNWRQDEPNNREGNEDCVMMSNGGQWNTSNCNNSHAFICYDRLNSSGTKFNFIYNTQMTWRDAQMYCRENHTDLASVRNQTENEEIFRLASGDSVWIGLFRGFWKWSDQSNCSFRNWHERQHDNTGGNQTCAVTFMNYSGRWGFQKCDEKQPFFCYYNKVILIHQNKTWKDALAYCREQHNDLVSVHSDEVQRWVEAQAKRASTPHVWLGLRFTCTLNLWFWVSGESTCYNNWASGNGTVMKDCGRTGVRSTGAVEKDGGHQWVSLPDTEELNFICSTSNKSRIRTKVVESGPR, encoded by the exons ATGAAGCCTCCACCACTAACCATGCAGTGGAGTCTATCTCTCTGCTCTTTAATGGGAGTTGCGTTATTAGCCCAGATGAGCAGCACCTCAACAGTAAACGTTGCGTTACAAGGAGTGGCCACTCAGTCATCACTGTACTCTGCTCCTAATACTAATGTTAATCATGTGAAAGCTTCTAATGCCATTGACGGGAACAAAGACCCAAACGCCGACAATGGATCCTGCACCCACACAATGAAGGAGACCAACCCCTGGTGGAGAGTGAACCTGCTGGATGTGTACAAAGTGACTACTGTTGTAATCACCAACAGAAACAGCAATCATGAGAGGCTCAATGGTGCAGAGATTCGTATTGGTAATTCACTGGAGAACAACGGCAACAACAACCCCATATGTGCAGACATCTCCAGCATCTCAGCAGGACAGAACCAGACCTTCCAgtgtaaagagatggagggacacTATGTCAGTGTGATCATCCGTGGCAATGACCAAATTCTCACTCTGTGTGAGGTGGAGGTATATGGCAGTCTAGCGGGACACTGTTCATCTGCAACATGCCTCTCTCATGACGAGTATCAGTTTGTGAACCAAAATAAGACCTGGACTGAAGCACAGAGTTACTGCAGACAGCGGTACACGGACCTGGCCACCATAGACAACGTGGAGGACTTGGACAGACAGATGAAAGCTGTACACAGTAATTATACTGAAGCAGCCTGGATAGGGTTAAAGAAGGGAGACTGGAAGGGAGAGTGGCAGTGGTCAGACGATGATTGCAGTGAGGGATATTTCAACTGGCGCCAAGACGAACCAAATAACAGGGAAGGGAACGAGGACTGTGTGATGATGAGCAACGGTGGCCAATGGAATACATCTAATTGCAACAATTCACATGCATTTATCTGCTATGACAGACTGAACAGTTCTGGTACGAAATTCAATTTTATTTATAATACTCAGATGACTTGGAGAGATGCTCAGATGTACTGTAGGGAGAATCACACAGACCTGGCCAGTGTGAGGAACCAGACTGAGAACGAGGAGATATTTAGACTGGCTAGTGGTGATAGTGTGTGGATTGGCCTGTTCAGAGGCTTCTGGAAGTGGTCAGACCAGAGTAACTGCTCATTCAGAAACTGGCATGAGAGACAACACGATAACACCGGAGGGAATCAGACCTGTGCTGTGACATTTATGAACTATTCCGGGCGTTGGGGTTTTCAGAAGTGTGATGAAAAACAACCTTTCTTCTGCTACTACA ATAAGGTGATCTTGATCCATCAGAATAAGACGTGGAAAGACGCCCTGGCCTACTGCAGAGAGCAACACAACGACCTGGTCTCTGTCCACTCTGACGAGGTCCAGAGATGGGTGGAGGCCCAGGCCAAGAGAGCCTCCACTCCTCATGTGTGGCTGGGCTTGCGCTTCACCTGCACTTTGAACCTCTGGTTCTGGGTCAGTGGAGAGTCCACCTGCTACAACAACTGGGCTTCGGGAAACGGGACCGTCATGAAGGACTGTGGGAGAACCGGAGTGAGGAGTACCGGGGCGGTAGAGAAAGATGGAGGACACCAGTGGGTCAGTCTGCCTGACACAGAAGAGCTCAACTTCATCTGCAGCACCTCTAACAAAAGTAGAATCAGGACCAAGGTAGTAGAATCTGGACCAAGGTAG